The DNA window AGATGGCACAATCGATAAAGAAAAAGGGCCCAGCACCGAAATGGCAAAGAAGATTATTGACGACATTTCAAGTTATGCCAGACCCGTGCTCGTGTTAAGTGGTGGCGAACCCCTTCTGAGGAAAGATATTTTTGAGCTTGCCCGGTATGGCAATGATAAAGGGCTGAAAATAGCTCTCGCAACCAATGGCATTCTGGTCACACCTGAGATATGTGAAAAAATCATTGATAGCGGAATAAAGATAGTTTCATTGAGTCTCGATGGCGCCACTGAAGAGGTTCACGACGACTTCAGACAGCAGAAGGGAGCCTTCAAAAGTGTAATCAGAGCTGCAAAGCTTTTCAGAGAGCACGGTATAAAGTTTATTATCAACTCCTCCTTCACAAAGCGTAATCAGGAAGATATTCCAGAGGTTTACAGGCTTGCCAAAGAGCTTGGTGCAACAGCCTGGTATATGTTCATGATAGTACCAACAGGAAGGGGAAAAGAGATAATGGAGGAGCTTATAAGCAGGGAGGATTACGATAAGATTTTAAACTGGCACTATGATATGGAAAAGGAGGAGAAAGAGCTTTTAGTCAGGCCCACCTGTGCCCCAATGTACTACAGAATATTCATGCAGAGGTCTAAAGAAGATGAGATGAAGTTTGAAAGACGCAATCTTAGCTTCTCCACAGGAGGGAGTAAAGGATGTATAGCCGGACAGCTCATAGCTCTTATAAATCACAGAGGCGAGGTTTACCCCTGCTCATACTTCAATCTCAGTGCAGGTAATATCTATGAGAAGAGCTTCAAAGAAATATGGGAAGAGAGCGAACTCTTCAAAAAGCTGAGGGACTTCGGGAGTTACAAAGGTAAATGTGGGGCATGCGAATATATCAATGTGTGCGGAGGCTGCAGGGCAAGGGCTTATGCCATTACAGGTGATTATCTTGAAGAGGAGCCTTTCTGTAGCTATGTGCCGGAGAAGCTGAAAAGAAAATA is part of the archaeon BMS3Bbin15 genome and encodes:
- the albA_3 gene encoding antilisterial bacteriocin subtilosin biosynthesis protein AlbA — encoded protein: MIDKFEPRWIAWEISQRCNLNCVHCRADGTIDKEKGPSTEMAKKIIDDISSYARPVLVLSGGEPLLRKDIFELARYGNDKGLKIALATNGILVTPEICEKIIDSGIKIVSLSLDGATEEVHDDFRQQKGAFKSVIRAAKLFREHGIKFIINSSFTKRNQEDIPEVYRLAKELGATAWYMFMIVPTGRGKEIMEELISREDYDKILNWHYDMEKEEKELLVRPTCAPMYYRIFMQRSKEDEMKFERRNLSFSTGGSKGCIAGQLIALINHRGEVYPCSYFNLSAGNIYEKSFKEIWEESELFKKLRDFGSYKGKCGACEYINVCGGCRARAYAITGDYLEEEPFCSYVPEKLKRK